A single Streptomyces mirabilis DNA region contains:
- a CDS encoding serine hydrolase domain-containing protein, which translates to MPAPRTPRTLLVIPVSLAVLVLAPIGLPRLMPTAGPSHSTTPSAARHTPRSAASTGSHSPAAPATGATRAFRRLLPLLVTRGKAPAAALLAGEASGARFARAGDGIARGDHFRAGSITKTFIATVVLQLAAEHRLSLSDTLDAHLPGLVRGAGNDGRRLTLRSLLTHTSGLYDFTDDTKGAVPLTPLQAVRIALTHPPAARGRFAYSNTNYILLGMVIRQVTGHSYATEAERRVINPLRLTGTSFPGTRTSLPSPHGRAYSSDGTDVTALDPRVAGAAGELVTTLTDLNRFYAALLAGDLLPPRQLREMLDTRTAQGLYGMGLYPVKLSCGTTVWGHNGHISGSYVRTAATVDGRRVLTFRVNTDGIEDPDLEPELLAAEFCSRTQ; encoded by the coding sequence ATGCCTGCGCCCCGGACACCTCGGACACTCCTGGTCATACCCGTGTCTCTGGCCGTCCTCGTCCTGGCCCCGATCGGCCTGCCGCGCCTGATGCCGACCGCCGGTCCTTCCCACTCCACCACACCCTCGGCCGCCCGTCACACCCCCAGGTCCGCGGCCTCGACGGGCTCACACTCCCCCGCCGCCCCGGCAACGGGCGCCACCCGCGCCTTCCGCCGTCTGCTCCCCCTTCTCGTCACCCGCGGCAAGGCTCCCGCCGCTGCGCTGCTGGCCGGTGAAGCCTCAGGCGCACGCTTCGCCCGCGCCGGCGACGGCATCGCCCGCGGCGACCACTTCCGCGCGGGCAGCATCACCAAGACGTTCATCGCGACCGTGGTGCTGCAACTCGCCGCCGAGCACCGGCTGTCCCTGTCCGACACCCTGGACGCTCACCTTCCGGGTCTGGTGCGCGGCGCGGGCAACGACGGCCGGCGTCTGACGCTGCGCTCCCTGCTCACCCACACCAGCGGCCTGTACGACTTCACCGATGACACCAAGGGCGCCGTCCCCCTCACCCCACTCCAGGCCGTCCGCATCGCACTCACCCACCCCCCGGCCGCCCGCGGCCGCTTCGCCTACTCGAACACCAACTACATCCTGCTCGGCATGGTCATCCGCCAGGTCACCGGCCACTCGTACGCCACCGAAGCCGAGCGCCGGGTCATCAACCCCCTTCGTCTGACGGGCACCTCCTTCCCCGGCACCCGCACCTCGCTGCCCTCCCCGCACGGCCGCGCCTACTCCAGCGACGGCACCGACGTGACCGCCCTCGACCCGCGCGTGGCCGGCGCGGCGGGTGAGCTGGTCACCACGCTCACCGACCTGAACCGCTTCTACGCGGCCCTGCTCGCCGGCGACCTGCTCCCGCCCCGCCAGCTGCGCGAGATGCTCGACACCCGCACCGCACAAGGCCTGTACGGCATGGGTCTGTATCCGGTGAAGCTGTCGTGCGGTACCACCGTGTGGGGGCACAACGGCCATATATCCGGCAGCTACGTGCGCACCGCGGCTACCGTCGACGGCCGTCGTGTCCTCACCTTCCGGGTGAACACGGACGGGATCGAGGACCCTGACCTGGAACCCGAACTGCTCGCCGCCGAGTTCTGCTCCCGCACCCAGTAG
- a CDS encoding protein kinase domain-containing protein produces the protein MDDYAGRVLADRYRLPLPPSDEYELAESRAFDTYSGQEVLVRQVPLPEVVEAEMLDADGLPEGFVARDGGVRRASARTTRRPTEPAVRRAIEAAQAAAQIPDHPRLDQVFDVFAEGGSLWIVSELVPARSLAALLAEKPLSPYRAAEVAADVVTALRVLHAHGWVHRNITVRTVLVCDDGRVMLTGLAAGAAEEALCGYDPVPVQDFEGPGGEGGVGAGSPHTGPGADSRAGTGTVTGVPRGAARTRGAAPGAVTGGLPAGGASGGGPGASFGAVVASVQGADAEAARRAAIEARAENTTPVGEPPAEGGAALARRALEAGGDARAARAGAIAAYRAGARAAARVHEQQRGGPAALPAPRPAPPADGSVPGAQGSGQGVEQRPETPPPGQIADPYGVGGGRAGAWPGAQPRPGTGPGGNGPGFGGPGPGGNGGQGRPALPGPATGPGSGHSGAPVPPGPQDLHGTQGPHATQGPHATQGTQGPHGAQNHGIQNHGTPALVPGQQSTPAPTPNGRWDELVAGAPPRRGPATALAAERARQARMAVVGPVTERWAPEQAGPVHENWQLAAPIGPQTDLWALGALLFRAVQGHAPYPEDNTAELVQLVCAEPPAFAEECGPLRPVVESLLRQDPTERLDFEELSGWLRSLVRSAPEPEAGAHVVAAPPVDPSRLPIVRRRGELVRRRRARLPATSAHARHKRAKPDRQARPARSTETAKPRKLGRNLVLLVLLLLAAAVAYAMVFMPKKTDPNSDANGGRTGSAGQVSPAPGNTAGTGADGSASSRPRPDQTSPGTDTNPSGGASSTTSQSNDPAVGQGFTLRKDSEGFQVAVANGWNRTPKNGRGQVVYSQGDFELIVVPGRDSTGKYGSDPLTYQRETESELQPFRDSTWATSSGMRRIDVGGRTMAEGQFTWQNSAGQSLYVRNLAIIVGGHYHVVQVRGPEAERDEVTRLYEQASATYQVTG, from the coding sequence GTGGACGACTATGCGGGACGGGTACTCGCCGACCGTTACCGCCTGCCGCTGCCGCCCTCCGACGAGTACGAACTCGCCGAGAGCCGGGCCTTCGACACCTACAGCGGACAGGAAGTCCTCGTCCGGCAAGTGCCGTTGCCGGAGGTCGTCGAGGCGGAGATGCTCGACGCGGACGGGCTGCCCGAAGGGTTCGTGGCGCGGGACGGCGGGGTGCGGCGCGCCTCCGCACGGACCACGCGCAGGCCCACCGAACCCGCCGTACGACGGGCGATCGAGGCGGCGCAGGCCGCCGCGCAGATTCCCGACCATCCCCGGCTCGACCAGGTCTTCGACGTGTTCGCCGAAGGCGGGTCCTTGTGGATAGTGAGTGAGCTGGTGCCCGCGCGGTCGCTGGCCGCGCTCCTCGCCGAGAAGCCGCTGAGCCCCTATCGGGCAGCCGAGGTCGCCGCCGACGTCGTCACCGCGCTGAGGGTGCTGCACGCGCACGGATGGGTCCACCGCAACATCACCGTGCGCACGGTGCTCGTCTGCGACGACGGCCGTGTGATGCTGACCGGCCTGGCCGCCGGCGCCGCGGAGGAGGCACTGTGCGGGTACGACCCGGTGCCGGTACAGGACTTCGAGGGTCCCGGGGGTGAGGGAGGCGTCGGCGCCGGTTCGCCCCACACGGGTCCCGGTGCGGATTCACGAGCGGGTACGGGCACGGTCACCGGCGTCCCGCGTGGCGCGGCCCGTACGCGCGGCGCCGCGCCCGGTGCAGTGACCGGAGGGCTGCCCGCCGGTGGTGCGTCCGGCGGGGGTCCCGGAGCCTCGTTCGGTGCGGTGGTCGCCAGTGTGCAGGGGGCCGATGCCGAGGCCGCGCGGCGGGCCGCGATCGAGGCGCGGGCCGAGAACACCACACCTGTGGGGGAGCCGCCCGCCGAAGGCGGGGCGGCCCTGGCGCGCAGGGCGCTGGAGGCCGGAGGCGACGCCCGGGCGGCCCGGGCCGGGGCCATCGCCGCGTACCGGGCCGGAGCCCGGGCCGCGGCGCGCGTGCATGAGCAGCAGCGGGGCGGTCCGGCGGCACTGCCTGCGCCCCGTCCTGCCCCACCGGCCGACGGCTCCGTGCCGGGGGCCCAGGGCTCCGGGCAGGGTGTGGAGCAGCGGCCCGAGACCCCGCCCCCCGGTCAGATCGCCGACCCGTACGGCGTCGGCGGCGGGCGTGCGGGCGCCTGGCCCGGCGCGCAGCCGCGCCCCGGAACCGGCCCCGGCGGCAACGGCCCTGGCTTCGGTGGTCCCGGCCCCGGCGGCAACGGCGGTCAGGGGCGCCCGGCGCTCCCCGGCCCCGCGACCGGTCCTGGAAGTGGCCACAGCGGCGCCCCGGTGCCCCCGGGACCCCAGGACCTTCACGGCACCCAGGGCCCCCACGCCACCCAGGGCCCCCACGCCACCCAGGGCACCCAGGGCCCCCACGGCGCCCAGAACCACGGCATCCAGAACCACGGCACCCCCGCCCTCGTGCCCGGACAGCAGTCCACCCCCGCCCCGACTCCCAACGGCCGTTGGGACGAGCTGGTCGCCGGTGCGCCCCCGCGGCGCGGTCCCGCCACCGCGCTCGCCGCGGAGCGGGCCCGGCAGGCGCGGATGGCCGTCGTCGGTCCGGTGACCGAGCGATGGGCCCCGGAGCAGGCCGGGCCGGTGCACGAGAACTGGCAGTTGGCGGCGCCGATCGGCCCCCAGACCGATCTGTGGGCGCTGGGCGCCCTGCTCTTCCGGGCCGTGCAGGGACACGCTCCCTACCCGGAGGACAACACCGCGGAGCTGGTGCAGCTGGTCTGCGCGGAGCCGCCCGCGTTCGCCGAGGAGTGCGGGCCGCTGCGGCCCGTCGTGGAGTCGCTGCTGCGTCAGGACCCCACCGAGCGGCTGGACTTCGAGGAGCTGAGCGGCTGGCTGCGCTCGCTGGTGCGGTCCGCGCCGGAGCCCGAGGCGGGCGCGCACGTCGTCGCGGCGCCGCCCGTCGACCCCAGCCGGCTGCCGATCGTACGGCGCAGGGGCGAGCTCGTCCGCAGGCGCCGGGCCAGACTGCCCGCGACCAGCGCACACGCCCGCCACAAGCGCGCGAAGCCCGACCGGCAGGCGAGGCCGGCCAGGTCGACGGAGACGGCCAAGCCGCGCAAGCTGGGCCGGAACCTGGTCCTGCTGGTCCTGCTCCTGCTGGCCGCGGCGGTCGCGTACGCGATGGTCTTCATGCCGAAAAAGACCGACCCGAACAGCGACGCGAACGGCGGACGGACCGGCTCCGCGGGCCAGGTGAGCCCGGCACCCGGGAACACCGCGGGCACGGGCGCCGACGGCAGCGCCAGCAGCCGGCCGCGCCCCGACCAGACCTCTCCCGGCACGGACACGAACCCTTCTGGCGGCGCCAGTTCGACGACCTCGCAGTCCAACGACCCGGCGGTCGGCCAGGGCTTCACCCTGCGCAAGGACTCCGAGGGCTTCCAGGTCGCCGTGGCCAACGGCTGGAACCGCACGCCCAAGAACGGGCGCGGCCAGGTGGTCTACTCCCAGGGCGACTTCGAGCTCATCGTCGTACCCGGACGGGACAGCACCGGCAAGTACGGCAGCGATCCGCTGACGTACCAGCGGGAGACCGAGAGCGAGTTGCAGCCGTTCCGCGACTCGACGTGGGCCACGTCCAGCGGGATGCGGCGGATCGACGTGGGCGGACGGACCATGGCGGAGGGGCAGTTCACCTGGCAGAACTCCGCCGGGCAGTCACTGTACGTCCGCAATCTCGCGATCATCGTCGGCGGGCACTACCACGTGGTGCAGGTCCGCGGCCCGGAGGCCGAACGGGACGAGGTCACGAGACTGTACGAGCAGGCGTCGGCGACGTACCAAGTCACCGGCTGA
- a CDS encoding serine/threonine-protein kinase, translating to MSEAERAGASRQDKSERLLAGRYRLGDVLGRGGMGTVWRAQDETLGRTVAVKELRFPSSIDDDEKRRLITRTLREAKAIARIRNNGAVTVFDVVDEDNRPWIVMELVEGKSLAEVIREDGLLTPKRAAEVGLAILDVLRSAHREGILHRDVKPSNVLISDDGRVVLTDFGIAQVEGDPSITSTGMLVGAPSYISPERARGHKPGPAADLWSLGGLLYASVEGVPPYDKGSAIATLTAVMTEPVEQPKNAGPLENVIYGLLVKDPAQRLDNERARAMLSEVIYAPEPKETVPEPADATKVVALPPVPDEGRGKKSSGGSGGSGGSGGSGAKRGEEAGERLRGALRSVRKAASVAGAATAAATAAATARAKSGAPGGAGGAGGTEASGSVGAEGAPPVAPKAPPAPPRVDVSKPAAAAGKSGTVTPGQGGKAAEGSPKPGVRDGAPVGSASGSDGSKGALGSAGSGGAASTGSAGEARAASGWPVAPERPPRPVPRAPLTDVVPRRTLVIIAVVVALAVIGTVLALTLGGGDDSGSKNGKSGDTKAAASSGVTAGSGGKGATSGSHTDSGDNTDGATGSAGDGSSGSTPNTDASGSAAATNGTSGDGKESGSSGSTAVSTYTAGQGFKIGLPKGWKYQSTDDAGARFTGPDGQKLLVGWTTTPKSDPVADWKNQEGYMVRSQYKRVRIEQVDYRGWNTADWEFTYQDGGTKYRSIDRGFVVNDHLGYGLMYTAKASDWDSQLRKDTWQTLTKTFQPKS from the coding sequence ATGTCGGAGGCGGAGCGGGCGGGAGCATCCCGTCAGGACAAGAGCGAACGTCTCCTCGCCGGGCGCTACCGGCTGGGAGATGTTCTCGGCCGCGGCGGCATGGGCACGGTGTGGCGGGCCCAGGACGAAACGCTGGGCCGCACGGTCGCCGTCAAGGAGCTGCGGTTCCCGTCGAGCATCGATGACGACGAGAAACGGCGGCTGATCACGCGCACCCTGCGTGAGGCCAAGGCGATCGCCCGGATTCGCAACAACGGCGCGGTGACGGTCTTCGATGTGGTCGACGAGGACAACCGGCCGTGGATCGTGATGGAGCTCGTCGAGGGCAAGTCGCTCGCCGAGGTCATCCGCGAGGACGGCCTGCTCACGCCGAAGCGCGCTGCCGAGGTGGGGCTCGCGATACTCGACGTGCTGCGTTCCGCGCACCGCGAGGGCATCCTGCACCGCGATGTGAAGCCGTCGAACGTGCTGATCTCCGACGACGGCCGGGTGGTGCTGACCGACTTCGGCATCGCGCAGGTCGAGGGCGACCCGTCCATCACCTCGACCGGCATGCTCGTGGGCGCGCCCTCGTACATCTCGCCGGAGCGGGCGCGCGGGCACAAGCCCGGCCCCGCGGCCGACCTGTGGTCGCTGGGCGGGCTGTTGTACGCGTCGGTCGAGGGTGTGCCGCCGTACGACAAGGGTTCCGCGATCGCGACGCTCACCGCGGTGATGACCGAGCCGGTGGAGCAGCCGAAGAACGCGGGCCCGCTGGAGAACGTGATTTACGGGCTGCTCGTGAAGGACCCCGCGCAGCGGCTCGACAACGAGCGCGCCCGGGCGATGCTCAGCGAGGTGATCTACGCCCCCGAGCCCAAGGAGACCGTGCCGGAGCCGGCGGACGCGACGAAGGTCGTGGCGCTGCCGCCGGTGCCGGACGAGGGCCGGGGCAAGAAGAGTTCGGGTGGCTCGGGCGGCTCGGGCGGCTCGGGCGGTTCCGGGGCCAAGCGGGGCGAGGAGGCCGGGGAGCGACTGCGCGGGGCGCTGCGTTCCGTGCGCAAGGCCGCCTCGGTCGCCGGTGCGGCCACGGCGGCGGCCACCGCTGCGGCGACGGCCCGTGCGAAGTCCGGCGCTCCGGGCGGTGCGGGTGGTGCCGGCGGTACCGAGGCTTCCGGTTCGGTGGGCGCGGAGGGGGCGCCTCCCGTCGCTCCGAAGGCTCCTCCGGCTCCGCCGCGCGTGGATGTGTCGAAGCCCGCCGCGGCTGCGGGGAAGTCCGGGACGGTCACGCCCGGCCAGGGCGGCAAGGCGGCGGAGGGCTCCCCGAAGCCGGGCGTGCGTGACGGCGCGCCAGTGGGCTCGGCCTCCGGTTCCGATGGCTCGAAGGGGGCTCTCGGCTCGGCGGGTTCGGGGGGTGCCGCCTCCACCGGTTCGGCCGGCGAGGCCAGGGCGGCCTCCGGGTGGCCCGTGGCGCCCGAGCGGCCGCCGCGGCCCGTGCCGCGGGCGCCGCTCACCGATGTGGTGCCGCGGCGGACCCTGGTGATCATCGCGGTGGTCGTGGCGCTCGCCGTGATCGGGACCGTGCTGGCCCTGACCCTCGGCGGCGGTGACGACAGCGGGTCGAAGAACGGCAAGAGCGGTGACACCAAGGCGGCAGCGTCCAGCGGGGTGACCGCGGGCAGTGGCGGCAAGGGCGCGACCAGCGGCTCTCACACCGACAGCGGTGACAACACGGACGGTGCCACCGGGTCGGCCGGGGACGGGAGTTCGGGCAGCACGCCGAACACCGACGCGTCGGGCAGCGCCGCCGCCACGAACGGGACGAGCGGCGACGGCAAGGAGTCGGGCTCCTCGGGCTCCACCGCCGTGTCGACGTACACGGCCGGCCAGGGGTTCAAGATCGGGCTGCCCAAGGGGTGGAAGTACCAGTCGACGGATGACGCGGGAGCCCGCTTCACCGGTCCCGACGGGCAGAAGCTCCTCGTCGGCTGGACGACCACGCCCAAGAGTGACCCTGTGGCGGACTGGAAGAACCAAGAGGGGTACATGGTGCGCTCGCAGTACAAGCGGGTGCGCATAGAGCAGGTGGACTATCGCGGTTGGAACACGGCCGACTGGGAGTTCACCTATCAGGACGGTGGCACGAAGTACCGGTCGATCGACCGCGGATTCGTCGTGAATGATCATCTCGGGTACGGGCTGATGTACACGGCGAAGGCATCCGACTGGGACAGTCAGCTGCGCAAGGACACGTGGCAGACGCTGACGAAGACGTTCCAGCCGAAGTCGTGA